In the Pyrolobus fumarii 1A genome, one interval contains:
- a CDS encoding class I SAM-dependent methyltransferase translates to MDRPEVRVFDEYWARYDEWYERNRVLYESEVRAVAKALEGSETLRAVEVGVGTGRFAARLGVLLGIDPSLSMLGLAKRRGVDVVQGVGETLPLRGNSLDVVLLVVTLCFVREPQRVLTEAARVARKVVACIVPRDSPWGVMYKTRLSRNPFYKYARFYTVGEVAAIMKGAGLSVERCVSTLYTNPPGPRDVEEPRLECSERAGFVCIVGTHR, encoded by the coding sequence GTGGACAGGCCTGAAGTGCGTGTTTTTGACGAGTACTGGGCTAGATACGATGAATGGTATGAGCGTAACCGCGTGCTATACGAGAGCGAGGTGAGGGCGGTTGCAAAGGCGTTGGAGGGTAGCGAGACGTTACGTGCTGTCGAGGTTGGGGTAGGGACAGGGCGTTTCGCCGCTAGGCTAGGCGTACTGCTAGGCATCGACCCATCTTTGTCCATGTTGGGCCTTGCTAAGAGGAGGGGCGTTGACGTTGTACAGGGTGTGGGCGAGACGCTGCCACTGCGAGGCAATAGCCTGGATGTAGTGCTACTGGTTGTCACGCTGTGTTTCGTGCGTGAACCTCAACGAGTGTTGACAGAGGCTGCTAGAGTGGCACGGAAAGTCGTAGCGTGCATAGTACCTAGAGACTCGCCGTGGGGAGTGATGTACAAGACGCGTTTGTCTCGAAATCCGTTCTACAAGTATGCGCGCTTCTACACGGTAGGCGAGGTAGCAGCGATAATGAAAGGAGCAGGGTTAAGCGTGGAACGTTGCGTATCAACGCTATACACGAATCCCCCGGGGCCACGTGATGTTGAAGAGCCTCGCCTCGAATGTAGTGAGAGGGCAGGGTTTGTGTGCATAGTGGGTACTCATAGGTGA
- a CDS encoding cytochrome c3 family protein — protein MTASVATKLVKTILIIAVFVVAMWGYWKATIPGYFESVSLCSEGCHDTKVLDPKNITGPFWCIGCHGFGVKSEILPGIPFYRDVKLEHLVEEHGECLMCHRVPGEFHWKHLEASEEELAKMGLARPVQCVDCHVNAYHGHHTDKPRNKVCLKCHDAAEIHGDMVKTIRAACTACHSESPVVPAAQLAPNATSYGGVNMAVGMLMEKLGFTYRPVNPCLACHTEPLNDGHQKHYGKEYEHRTIVCIDCHLSDMPHGWKPGIDICVECHDPRKTKLHDKYEELQDCSKCHRGFVAPNVTLVALRGCKGCHGDTIREAVSVGLHLVHAAAYSYNCSVCHEPNPINHTVFVKSAADVELCGKCHDEYGGLKSDALRGLAMHAALVSGYGIMHEMMVKKADGNCFECHYEWHLVQTPRVVYVYEGGER, from the coding sequence ATGACGGCAAGCGTTGCTACGAAACTTGTGAAAACAATCTTGATAATAGCTGTGTTTGTAGTGGCTATGTGGGGGTACTGGAAGGCTACAATACCAGGGTACTTTGAGAGCGTGTCGCTCTGCAGCGAAGGCTGCCACGACACGAAGGTTCTCGATCCTAAGAACATAACCGGGCCGTTCTGGTGTATCGGGTGCCACGGCTTCGGCGTAAAGAGCGAGATACTTCCAGGCATACCCTTCTATCGCGACGTCAAGTTAGAGCACCTTGTTGAGGAGCATGGAGAGTGTCTAATGTGTCACCGTGTTCCTGGAGAGTTCCACTGGAAACACCTAGAGGCTAGTGAGGAGGAACTAGCGAAGATGGGACTCGCGCGCCCGGTCCAATGCGTGGATTGTCATGTTAATGCGTACCATGGTCACCACACGGATAAGCCACGCAATAAGGTCTGTTTGAAGTGTCACGATGCGGCTGAGATACACGGTGATATGGTCAAGACCATACGCGCAGCCTGTACCGCGTGTCACTCTGAGAGCCCCGTGGTGCCTGCTGCGCAACTAGCGCCAAACGCCACCAGCTATGGAGGCGTCAACATGGCTGTAGGAATGCTGATGGAGAAGCTGGGCTTCACATATAGACCTGTGAACCCATGCCTCGCCTGCCACACAGAACCTCTAAACGATGGGCACCAGAAGCACTACGGTAAGGAGTATGAGCATAGGACAATAGTGTGCATCGACTGCCATCTATCCGACATGCCTCACGGCTGGAAACCTGGTATCGACATTTGTGTCGAGTGCCACGACCCCCGTAAGACTAAGCTACACGACAAGTATGAGGAGTTACAGGATTGTAGTAAGTGCCATAGAGGCTTCGTGGCACCGAATGTTACATTGGTTGCTCTCCGCGGTTGTAAGGGTTGTCATGGTGACACCATACGTGAAGCAGTGAGCGTGGGGTTACACCTTGTACATGCAGCGGCTTATAGTTACAACTGTAGCGTATGCCACGAGCCCAATCCAATCAACCATACTGTCTTTGTAAAATCGGCAGCGGATGTAGAGCTATGCGGCAAGTGCCACGACGAGTATGGTGGACTCAAGAGTGACGCTCTGCGTGGACTAGCTATGCACGCAGCACTTGTAAGCGGCTATGGTATCATGCACGAGATGATGGTCAAGAAGGCTGATGGTAATTGTTTCGAGTGCCACTATGAATGGCATCTCGTCCAGACTCCACGAGTTGTTTACGTGTATGAAGGGGGTGAGAGGTGA
- a CDS encoding DUF973 family protein yields MAITSETGALGNDKHNALREGLAALRRGALYNIISFVLIVAGGVFMIASSLAAMGGIAVPAEAPMGPEHATRIIGRVLLATIPYFAAIALGLVLAILAWIVWRRAATHLSLYDPSYGIGATGALLVLIGYVIILLSIVVAIALVSSGVVGLALAAFGGMFLGALISFIGGVMFAIMLLRLDKIEGGLKIAGILLLVGMVLSIFNMSVGAALLLVTSILVYYYSGIALSKLESGQTGVVSSGATSG; encoded by the coding sequence GTGGCTATAACATCAGAGACGGGAGCCTTAGGAAACGATAAACACAATGCGCTGCGTGAGGGTCTCGCGGCGCTGCGCAGAGGAGCGCTATACAACATAATCTCCTTCGTGCTTATAGTGGCTGGCGGGGTGTTCATGATAGCGAGTTCCTTAGCTGCGATGGGCGGCATTGCTGTGCCTGCAGAAGCGCCAATGGGGCCAGAGCATGCAACCCGGATAATCGGTAGGGTCCTCCTGGCTACAATCCCGTATTTCGCCGCAATAGCCCTTGGGCTTGTACTCGCCATCCTGGCATGGATTGTATGGCGTCGTGCTGCAACACACCTTTCACTGTACGACCCTAGCTACGGGATAGGCGCCACCGGAGCACTCCTCGTGCTAATCGGGTACGTGATAATACTATTGTCAATAGTGGTTGCCATAGCTCTGGTCAGTAGCGGCGTAGTCGGGCTTGCACTTGCCGCCTTTGGTGGGATGTTCCTCGGCGCATTGATAAGCTTCATAGGTGGAGTAATGTTCGCGATAATGCTCCTACGCCTTGATAAGATCGAAGGAGGGTTGAAGATAGCAGGTATCTTGCTGCTCGTAGGCATGGTGCTGTCCATCTTCAACATGTCGGTTGGTGCTGCACTACTCCTGGTCACATCCATACTAGTCTACTATTACTCTGGTATAGCTCTCTCGAAGCTGGAAAGCGGTCAAACTGGTGTTGTATCGAGCGGGGCAACCAGCGGGTGA
- a CDS encoding TIGR04013 family B12-binding domain/radical SAM domain-containing protein, with protein sequence MPRGAVILVEHRDTKYSINALVASLDAARVADVMVSRWLSEALSTLTGIVERYERIVVGVSLMTEHFVTEFSAIREFVSKARRVAGEKLLLVAGGPHATGDPLGTLRTGFDAVVVGEGEVTLPLLVEAWFEEGWDGVTRVKGVAFLEEDRLVYTGHRPRINLDEYWSFPWWRRRFSPIEITRGCHWGCRYCETWFIHGGRERHRSIESILEHVRIMLKHGLRDIRFITPNALGYGERVRGERCLDLVGDLLETIHRVGSREGARIFFGSFPSEVRPEYVDDEAARLLKRYVANKRVIIGAQSGSERILKLLNRGHTPEDVLNAVHVLVRHGFRPEVDFIFGLPGETREDIEASLNLMKQIVKLGGRVHAHTFMPLPGTPLESAPGGRIPQWLRREIHRLIGFGGLYGQWEKQEKLAQLIHDFYRKGLIQGLRGWSNAILRPGSM encoded by the coding sequence GTGCCTAGAGGCGCAGTTATACTTGTTGAGCATCGTGACACCAAGTATAGCATTAACGCTCTTGTGGCGTCGCTTGACGCTGCCCGCGTAGCAGATGTCATGGTATCTAGGTGGCTTAGCGAGGCGCTTAGCACTCTGACCGGGATCGTCGAACGCTATGAGCGTATAGTTGTCGGCGTTTCTCTCATGACCGAGCATTTCGTCACAGAGTTTAGCGCTATACGCGAGTTTGTGTCAAAGGCTAGGCGGGTGGCAGGAGAGAAGCTCCTTCTGGTTGCAGGCGGGCCCCACGCTACTGGCGACCCTCTCGGCACGCTACGGACTGGTTTTGATGCCGTTGTTGTCGGTGAGGGCGAGGTTACACTACCCCTGCTCGTAGAGGCGTGGTTCGAGGAAGGCTGGGACGGCGTCACTCGCGTTAAGGGCGTCGCATTCCTCGAAGAGGATAGACTCGTGTATACTGGCCACCGGCCCAGGATCAACCTTGACGAGTACTGGTCCTTCCCGTGGTGGAGACGCCGCTTCTCACCCATCGAGATAACCAGGGGTTGCCACTGGGGCTGCAGGTACTGCGAAACCTGGTTCATACATGGTGGTAGGGAGAGACACAGGAGTATAGAGAGTATACTGGAGCACGTGAGGATAATGCTGAAGCATGGATTACGAGATATACGGTTTATCACACCGAACGCGCTTGGCTATGGGGAGCGTGTAAGGGGAGAGAGATGCCTAGATCTTGTCGGCGACCTGCTTGAGACTATCCACAGAGTCGGTAGCCGCGAGGGCGCACGCATATTCTTCGGTAGCTTCCCTAGCGAGGTCCGACCAGAGTACGTTGACGACGAGGCGGCTAGGCTGTTAAAACGCTATGTCGCAAACAAGCGCGTGATTATAGGCGCCCAGTCTGGCAGCGAGAGGATACTAAAATTGCTGAATAGGGGACACACGCCAGAGGACGTGCTAAACGCCGTGCATGTGCTAGTGAGGCACGGCTTCCGCCCCGAGGTGGACTTCATTTTCGGTCTGCCCGGCGAGACTAGAGAAGACATAGAGGCGAGCCTCAACCTGATGAAACAGATTGTCAAGCTTGGTGGCCGTGTACACGCACACACCTTCATGCCGTTACCAGGGACACCGTTGGAATCAGCACCGGGCGGTAGGATACCACAGTGGCTGCGCCGGGAGATACACAGGCTAATAGGCTTTGGCGGCCTTTATGGTCAGTGGGAGAAGCAGGAGAAGCTTGCTCAACTGATACACGATTTCTACCGTAAGGGGTTGATACAGGGGCTACGCGGCTGGAGCAACGCCATACTAAGGCCCGGCAGTATGTGA
- a CDS encoding C25 family cysteine peptidase — protein MSGHRRVLAAIITLVVLLAVTPILAAASSPAETLASLGVAMPNPVVPRDSTLLYEKTIYIGLNVDEDGNWSKLELHASTGKVVYVGLPGGPRLPAIHMVFELPLDTRPVVVVEPLSIQELKLVKPVEPMPSPLRLDTDKPLVRGTVESFYERVTPGVYYTYFALKLNGKKVLHIYIYPVQHHDGKVVYTSMLRVKVYAEKVEMQSESSTSPVLLVIAPTMEIAKLVAELEKSVHPNVKVVAASLENVTKAPPLFPQIPLPGILMPVYPPPPEIMQYYNFTLAAQVRGFIALAKQAYGVTHVLIVGSASEIPPSYYYLSIIEYFFVDPYNGWIPTDYLYADLDLDFNPDVYVGRLPFSNPYLIQMYFEKVKLYEEYQRSPTILVIGGYPFAMAPPVGEAGISTYSVKLGIFRNLEPQFMTRVLGNYTRENFRSLFLEKEQPAWITVIAHGSGNSWADLVYNETVNMITWEELVNATDLLEKSAKRTKIGVVTSVACMNGAWDFDLVPSPWFSPPSVGWAIAAGWGGVAYVGHARSAFEWFKIPIFAVKNGLVSANIGGAILLHGYLAKAWASGARTLGEAVWKGTVLYLNDTLSQLYPELSMGGMTVTLGHTTVLQLTLLGDPLLSLPAPLPEPKPAPNVTLSRFFKLFDASVLYMPLYVEGKMPIYKPGYTESLVVAGDGVKLASVAVERNFGIQLTALKPITIAKPGEQVKLGGKLTGNMLVGVVHKSGYVLMTASALGLYAHHEDGRLNVKVWAAQLLTMPATPVEVYIDGDLVVTSLNDSIEFSVSYDKPGVHVVYVMPRLPSPIVMYYPSLANNYLELIQELFTERIAVRLAKPLKISIGAVLVNAKDTVVVPVQVSLDDKPVDAELDVSVEGPVKPTVHVERLGKGAYLVKLAGVEPGTYTITVRAVYKGEYVAGEGITIQSVTVDKLAASVATELENKLNNKLSEIETRVEQKLEAVANEISGRIAESQDAIITALNEVQAKLASSISSVSETVKKVGEKLASEIETARAHIEKYVEDSIGKAVADVKGSISAMEERVTGKIDQVIDKTSKIEADVNYLKSEVTNVKGRLSKVEDTLTTQTSMLQAIIGVTGATLAASVALHLRRHQS, from the coding sequence ATGTCTGGTCATCGTAGAGTACTAGCTGCTATTATTACGCTCGTAGTGTTGCTCGCAGTAACGCCGATATTAGCTGCAGCCTCGAGCCCCGCGGAGACCCTAGCGTCGCTTGGCGTAGCAATGCCGAACCCCGTGGTCCCGCGCGACTCGACCCTTCTGTACGAGAAGACTATCTACATAGGACTCAATGTCGATGAAGATGGTAACTGGAGTAAGCTAGAGCTACACGCGAGCACAGGCAAGGTAGTGTATGTCGGGTTGCCTGGAGGCCCGAGACTCCCAGCGATACACATGGTGTTCGAGTTACCACTGGACACGCGCCCGGTAGTAGTCGTCGAGCCGTTATCAATCCAAGAGCTTAAGCTGGTTAAGCCCGTCGAGCCTATGCCTTCTCCCCTGCGCCTCGATACGGACAAGCCTCTGGTACGTGGCACTGTAGAGAGCTTCTATGAGCGAGTGACACCAGGAGTCTACTACACGTACTTCGCATTGAAACTCAACGGCAAGAAGGTACTACACATCTACATATACCCGGTTCAACATCACGATGGTAAGGTAGTATACACGTCGATGCTGCGCGTCAAGGTGTACGCCGAGAAGGTAGAGATGCAGAGTGAGAGTAGTACTTCGCCAGTCCTGCTCGTAATCGCCCCTACCATGGAAATTGCGAAGCTGGTAGCCGAGCTGGAGAAGAGCGTCCATCCAAACGTTAAGGTGGTGGCTGCAAGCCTCGAGAACGTGACAAAGGCGCCACCTCTATTCCCGCAGATACCGCTACCCGGCATACTAATGCCAGTGTACCCGCCGCCACCAGAGATCATGCAATACTATAATTTCACTCTGGCTGCCCAGGTAAGGGGCTTCATCGCGCTTGCGAAGCAGGCATACGGAGTAACCCATGTGCTCATAGTGGGCTCCGCGTCCGAAATACCGCCGAGCTACTACTACCTCAGCATCATAGAATACTTCTTCGTAGACCCGTACAACGGGTGGATACCAACCGACTACCTCTATGCTGATCTCGACCTCGACTTCAACCCAGATGTCTACGTCGGGAGGCTGCCGTTTAGCAACCCATACCTAATCCAGATGTACTTCGAGAAGGTAAAGCTGTACGAGGAGTACCAGCGGAGCCCCACCATACTCGTCATAGGAGGATACCCGTTCGCTATGGCGCCACCCGTAGGAGAGGCTGGCATCTCGACATACAGCGTAAAGCTAGGCATCTTCAGAAACCTAGAGCCTCAGTTCATGACTAGGGTTCTCGGCAACTACACTAGAGAGAACTTCCGTAGCCTCTTCCTCGAGAAGGAGCAGCCAGCATGGATAACAGTGATTGCGCATGGCAGTGGCAACTCATGGGCAGACCTAGTGTACAATGAGACTGTGAATATGATAACTTGGGAGGAGTTAGTGAACGCAACCGACCTGCTAGAGAAGAGCGCTAAGAGGACAAAGATAGGTGTGGTAACGAGCGTTGCCTGTATGAATGGCGCATGGGACTTCGACCTAGTCCCGTCGCCATGGTTTAGCCCGCCGAGTGTAGGGTGGGCTATCGCAGCTGGATGGGGTGGAGTAGCATACGTTGGTCACGCAAGGTCCGCCTTCGAGTGGTTCAAGATCCCAATATTCGCCGTAAAGAATGGTCTGGTGAGTGCAAACATAGGTGGCGCTATACTCCTCCACGGTTACCTGGCTAAGGCGTGGGCCTCGGGAGCTAGGACGCTAGGCGAGGCTGTCTGGAAGGGAACAGTCCTCTACCTCAATGATACGCTATCGCAGCTATATCCGGAGCTCAGTATGGGTGGTATGACAGTGACCCTTGGTCATACAACAGTGCTCCAGTTGACGCTTCTGGGCGACCCGCTACTATCACTGCCAGCGCCGCTACCAGAGCCCAAGCCGGCGCCAAATGTTACGCTGTCAAGGTTCTTCAAGTTATTTGACGCCTCCGTGCTATACATGCCACTTTACGTCGAGGGCAAGATGCCGATTTACAAGCCTGGTTACACAGAGAGCCTTGTCGTCGCGGGCGACGGTGTCAAGCTTGCATCTGTGGCTGTCGAGCGTAACTTCGGCATCCAGCTTACGGCTCTGAAGCCAATTACGATAGCGAAGCCAGGCGAGCAAGTAAAACTTGGAGGCAAGCTGACCGGCAACATGCTGGTAGGTGTTGTGCACAAGTCCGGCTATGTGCTCATGACGGCATCCGCTCTAGGCCTATATGCCCACCACGAGGATGGCAGGCTGAATGTTAAGGTATGGGCTGCCCAGCTACTTACTATGCCAGCGACACCCGTCGAGGTGTACATAGATGGCGACCTGGTTGTAACCTCGTTGAACGATAGTATAGAGTTCAGTGTGAGCTATGACAAGCCGGGCGTCCATGTAGTATACGTGATGCCCAGGCTGCCGTCGCCGATAGTAATGTACTACCCGAGCCTCGCAAACAACTATCTCGAGCTAATCCAGGAGCTATTCACGGAGAGGATCGCAGTTAGACTAGCTAAGCCGTTGAAGATAAGCATTGGCGCTGTTCTCGTCAACGCTAAGGATACTGTAGTTGTCCCGGTGCAAGTCTCGCTAGATGATAAGCCGGTTGATGCAGAACTAGACGTGAGCGTCGAAGGACCGGTCAAGCCTACTGTGCATGTAGAGCGTCTAGGGAAAGGAGCGTACCTAGTCAAACTCGCTGGTGTAGAACCCGGGACATACACCATTACCGTGAGGGCAGTGTATAAAGGCGAGTATGTGGCTGGCGAGGGCATCACTATACAAAGCGTCACTGTTGACAAGCTAGCTGCGAGTGTCGCAACGGAGCTTGAAAACAAGCTGAACAACAAGCTGAGCGAGATAGAGACTCGTGTAGAGCAGAAACTAGAGGCGGTGGCAAACGAGATATCTGGAAGGATTGCAGAGAGCCAGGATGCGATCATCACCGCGCTGAACGAGGTACAGGCGAAACTCGCCAGTAGTATAAGCAGTGTCAGCGAGACTGTCAAGAAGGTAGGAGAGAAGCTAGCAAGCGAGATAGAAACGGCACGAGCACACATTGAGAAGTATGTAGAGGATAGCATCGGCAAAGCTGTGGCGGATGTCAAGGGTAGTATATCGGCTATGGAGGAGCGAGTCACCGGCAAAATAGACCAGGTTATAGACAAGACGTCAAAGATCGAAGCCGATGTAAACTACTTGAAGAGTGAGGTGACAAACGTGAAGGGCAGACTCAGTAAAGTAGAGGACACATTGACTACACAAACGTCGATGCTCCAAGCTATAATAGGCGTAACTGGC
- a CDS encoding ATP-dependent DNA helicase — protein sequence MSNAGKQENVRFPYDRFRRGQREVAEVVKRVVERGEVLLLRAPTGFGKTAAVIYGLLLAGVERVLYLVRTRNEIEPVLRELSRFGVDYVFLYSARRMCPLLRGERGEAPPPDEFWENCRLARLKGVCPYYENLVQMGDVKGPVINAVRRVAPSPYAAVRELEKLGLCPFFALKMLVDDVKFIVATYPYVFKRDIFESVFEPHEYSDYVIVVDEAHALMDVSSILEERLRRRDVEAFAAEVERYAPDSEWGRTVAARLRSILAKLKPPPEGRLRRINKTIVLRAVEDPGALADLAAEIRLEKFREALGGGASSAARIRVAATRVAVFASLVSLEGVEVFVTRGKSGEAELVALPVDHCVVTREPLMNAKAVILMSGTLPPERFIRDVLCVERRSVSIDTELLYGSNISGKYYTIVTLELTSRYGERSGEMYNMYASYVKTLAEELRGAILVVYPSYEFMKEIVSRLSSNVVMVSEERDTNIDALRKEVEKLLEKHRVVVVNAVAGGKLVEGVELTRDGRSLISAVMLAGVPYPQPDDYTKAVIEKLAEKVGPVQASYYVYTVTAYVKARQALGRAIRSDEDRAIYILGDRRYLNPRIRELLRLKYHRVVKSIEELREALRVAVRRLWDTSVHIQ from the coding sequence GTGAGCAACGCTGGCAAGCAAGAGAACGTGAGGTTCCCGTATGATAGGTTCCGCCGAGGGCAGCGCGAGGTAGCCGAGGTTGTAAAGAGGGTTGTTGAGAGGGGCGAGGTTCTACTGCTGAGGGCGCCGACGGGCTTCGGCAAGACGGCTGCAGTGATATACGGGCTGCTCCTGGCTGGGGTAGAGCGCGTGTTGTATCTTGTGAGGACGCGTAACGAGATAGAGCCGGTGCTTCGCGAGTTAAGCCGCTTCGGTGTCGACTACGTCTTCCTCTATAGTGCTAGGAGGATGTGCCCTCTGCTGCGCGGGGAGCGTGGCGAGGCGCCGCCTCCCGACGAGTTCTGGGAGAATTGCCGCTTGGCCCGCTTGAAGGGCGTCTGCCCCTACTACGAGAACCTAGTCCAGATGGGTGATGTGAAAGGCCCTGTAATCAACGCGGTTAGGAGGGTCGCTCCTAGCCCGTATGCCGCTGTACGGGAGTTAGAGAAGCTGGGACTATGTCCATTCTTCGCGCTCAAGATGCTAGTGGATGATGTGAAATTCATAGTAGCGACGTACCCTTATGTCTTCAAGCGTGACATCTTCGAGTCTGTGTTCGAGCCGCACGAGTACAGCGACTATGTCATCGTCGTGGATGAGGCGCATGCATTGATGGACGTTAGCTCGATACTGGAGGAGAGGCTGCGGAGGCGCGACGTGGAGGCATTCGCCGCCGAGGTTGAGAGGTATGCACCGGACTCCGAGTGGGGAAGGACGGTCGCTGCCAGACTCCGCAGTATACTAGCTAAGCTGAAACCGCCCCCCGAGGGCCGCCTACGCCGCATAAACAAGACCATCGTTCTCCGTGCCGTTGAGGATCCTGGTGCATTAGCAGACCTAGCTGCCGAGATTCGACTCGAGAAGTTCAGGGAAGCACTTGGCGGGGGTGCGTCGAGTGCAGCACGCATACGTGTCGCGGCGACGAGGGTTGCCGTCTTCGCGTCTCTAGTGTCTCTCGAGGGTGTAGAGGTGTTCGTCACTAGGGGTAAGAGTGGCGAGGCAGAACTAGTAGCGCTGCCCGTAGACCACTGTGTTGTGACCAGAGAACCGTTGATGAACGCAAAGGCTGTGATACTGATGAGCGGGACGCTGCCACCCGAGAGGTTCATCAGGGACGTTCTTTGCGTCGAGAGGCGTAGCGTAAGTATAGACACCGAGCTGCTCTACGGATCCAACATATCCGGCAAGTACTACACGATTGTGACGCTCGAGTTGACGTCACGCTACGGGGAACGCAGCGGCGAGATGTACAATATGTACGCCTCGTACGTGAAGACGCTGGCGGAGGAACTGAGGGGCGCCATACTAGTAGTCTATCCGAGCTACGAGTTCATGAAAGAGATTGTATCGAGGCTCTCTAGTAACGTGGTGATGGTTAGCGAAGAGAGGGATACAAACATTGATGCTTTGAGAAAGGAGGTGGAGAAACTCCTAGAGAAGCATAGAGTGGTGGTAGTGAATGCTGTGGCTGGAGGGAAACTCGTGGAAGGAGTAGAGTTGACCCGTGACGGTAGGAGTTTGATAAGCGCTGTTATGCTGGCTGGCGTCCCGTACCCGCAACCCGATGACTACACAAAGGCTGTTATAGAGAAGCTTGCAGAGAAGGTTGGTCCGGTTCAGGCCAGTTACTACGTATACACTGTCACGGCTTACGTGAAGGCCAGGCAGGCGCTGGGTAGAGCAATACGTAGCGACGAGGATCGCGCAATATACATTCTCGGGGACCGTAGGTACCTCAATCCTCGTATCCGCGAGCTACTCAGGTTGAAATACCACAGGGTTGTCAAAAGCATAGAAGAGTTACGTGAAGCTCTGCGCGTGGCCGTTAGGAGATTGTGGGATACGAGTGTGCACATCCAGTAA